One Candidatus Planktophila limnetica DNA segment encodes these proteins:
- the xseA gene encoding exodeoxyribonuclease VII large subunit, giving the protein MFETSSESPAPVRVVTEAIKDYVDRLGAIWIEGEISELNERSGGMAFMRLRDTSVDMSISVMCHKSVLSSVSPLPQNARVVMYAKASWYTKNGSLTLSAREIRQVGIGELMARLEELKTLLASEGLFALERKVALPLLPKKIGLICGRNTDAEKDVVENAKRRWPSVEFEIREVTVQGAAAVVEVSAALSELEAMADVDVIIITRGGGSFEDLLPFSDESLVRLAASCITPIVSAIGHEKDSPLLDLVADVRASTPTDAAKRVVPDIAEEIELIKALRDRAKRFILSHLDLETSRIENLTNRPVLRDPMVIVTSREEIVSGLRDRSVRSFTSRLTLAAEDLTHVRARVRALSPQATLDRGYSVVQLEDGSIARDAKSLKFGQKLRLRLAAGETNATVTDK; this is encoded by the coding sequence ATGTTCGAAACTTCAAGTGAGTCTCCAGCGCCAGTGCGCGTGGTCACTGAAGCAATCAAAGATTATGTAGATCGCCTCGGAGCAATTTGGATTGAAGGCGAAATCTCTGAACTCAATGAACGTAGTGGTGGCATGGCTTTCATGCGCCTTAGAGACACAAGTGTTGATATGAGCATCTCTGTCATGTGTCATAAATCAGTTTTGTCTAGCGTTTCACCACTGCCACAAAATGCACGAGTCGTTATGTATGCCAAAGCATCGTGGTACACAAAAAATGGATCACTGACTCTTTCCGCTCGTGAAATTCGTCAGGTTGGAATAGGTGAACTAATGGCTCGTTTAGAAGAGTTGAAAACTCTGCTGGCAAGTGAGGGGCTCTTCGCACTCGAACGAAAAGTTGCGCTTCCGTTGCTTCCAAAGAAAATTGGTTTGATTTGCGGTCGAAATACTGATGCCGAAAAAGATGTTGTTGAAAACGCCAAACGCCGCTGGCCATCTGTTGAATTTGAAATTCGTGAAGTAACAGTGCAAGGCGCTGCTGCAGTTGTTGAAGTTTCTGCAGCCTTATCTGAATTAGAAGCAATGGCAGATGTTGATGTCATCATCATTACGCGCGGTGGTGGTTCCTTTGAAGATTTACTTCCCTTTAGTGATGAATCATTAGTACGTCTTGCAGCCTCGTGCATTACACCGATTGTCAGCGCGATTGGTCACGAAAAGGATTCACCGCTTTTAGACCTAGTGGCAGATGTTCGTGCCTCAACGCCGACAGATGCGGCAAAGAGAGTCGTTCCAGATATTGCAGAAGAGATTGAATTAATCAAAGCGCTGCGCGATCGGGCCAAGCGATTCATACTCTCCCACCTTGACCTTGAAACATCGCGAATTGAGAATTTAACTAATCGCCCAGTTTTGCGTGATCCCATGGTGATTGTGACGAGCCGCGAAGAAATAGTTTCTGGATTACGAGATCGCAGCGTTCGCAGTTTCACATCTCGATTAACTCTTGCAGCCGAAGATCTCACACACGTTCGGGCTCGCGTCAGAGCGCTATCGCCTCAAGCGACTTTGGATCGCGGTTATTCAGTTGTGCAATTAGAAGATGGCTCGATAGCTCGAGATGCCAAGAGTTTGAAATTTGGTCAAAAACTTCGCTTGCGACTTGCAGCCGGCGAGACCAACGCCACAGTTACAGATAAATAA
- a CDS encoding 4-hydroxy-3-methylbut-2-enyl diphosphate reductase, whose translation MAKRILLAAPRGYCAGVDRAVITVEKALELYGAPVYVRKEIVHNKHVVSTLEARGAIFVNETDEVPEGKTVVFSAHGVSPAVHEQAASRSLKTIDATCPLVTKVHNEAKRFASEDAEILLIGHHGHEEVEGTAGEAVGKVKIVDGLDGARTVQPTPGKKLVWLSQTTLSVDETLETVKILKERFPEISDPPSDDICYATQNRQEAIKEIAPQSDLVIVVGSQNSSNSVRLAEVALEYGAKVSHLVDFAQEIQEHWLNGVETIGLTSGASVPEILVKDVLAFLSERGFNDVQTITAKEETLLFSLPPELRKDLKAAGK comes from the coding sequence ATGGCCAAGAGAATTCTCCTTGCTGCGCCGCGCGGTTATTGCGCAGGCGTTGACCGCGCCGTTATTACTGTTGAAAAAGCTCTCGAACTTTATGGGGCACCCGTTTATGTTCGTAAAGAAATTGTCCATAACAAACACGTTGTTTCAACACTAGAAGCCCGTGGTGCAATATTTGTTAACGAAACTGATGAAGTGCCAGAAGGTAAAACTGTGGTTTTTTCGGCGCACGGTGTATCTCCAGCAGTACACGAACAAGCAGCATCTCGAAGTCTAAAAACTATTGATGCCACATGCCCGCTTGTGACCAAAGTCCACAACGAAGCAAAACGATTTGCATCAGAAGATGCCGAAATTTTATTAATTGGCCATCACGGCCATGAAGAAGTTGAAGGAACTGCTGGAGAAGCAGTTGGAAAAGTTAAAATTGTTGATGGATTAGATGGTGCCAGAACTGTGCAACCTACCCCTGGAAAAAAACTTGTGTGGTTGTCACAAACAACTCTCAGTGTCGATGAAACACTAGAAACAGTAAAAATACTCAAAGAGCGCTTTCCAGAAATTTCAGATCCACCCAGTGATGACATTTGTTATGCCACACAAAATCGACAAGAAGCGATCAAGGAAATTGCTCCACAATCTGATCTTGTCATCGTTGTGGGTTCTCAAAACTCTTCTAACTCAGTTCGCCTAGCTGAAGTGGCACTTGAATACGGCGCAAAAGTTTCACACCTGGTTGATTTTGCTCAAGAAATACAGGAACACTGGCTAAATGGTGTGGAAACAATTGGTCTCACAAGTGGAGCATCCGTTCCAGAGATCCTTGTCAAAGATGTTCTCGCGTTTTTATCTGAACGTGGATTTAACGATGTGCAAACCATTACTGCAAAAGAAGAGACGCTACTTTTTTCTTTACCCCCTGAGCTTCGTAAAGACCTCAAAGCAGCAGGAAAGTGA
- a CDS encoding quinone oxidoreductase family protein, with translation MKAIQITSFGGPEVMSISEIADPIAGAHEELIDVSSIGINYADTHQIENGYLAPQKLPLIPGLEVVGTTRSGRRVLASVSGGGYAQKALANKAVMIDIPDGVSDAQALCMLVQGTTAWHILKTVGHVKAGESVVIHAAAGGVGTIAIQLAKMWGAKVIAVTSSSEKSALATKLGADAVVDATSQNLAADMLAANGGKPVDLVLEMVGGKTLDASLEILAPFGRLITYGNASRTAAKEINPGSLMGGTKTITGFWLAHCFGNKALLNDVIEELFALVLSGKLKPVVGATFGLSQARQAHEAMLARQTMGKITLDPAL, from the coding sequence GTGAAAGCAATTCAGATCACCTCTTTTGGTGGTCCAGAAGTAATGTCCATTAGCGAAATCGCTGATCCGATTGCTGGTGCTCATGAAGAGTTAATTGATGTCTCTTCTATAGGAATTAACTATGCAGACACTCATCAAATCGAAAACGGTTACTTAGCACCACAAAAACTTCCACTGATTCCAGGACTTGAAGTTGTCGGGACAACACGGAGTGGACGAAGAGTTTTGGCATCTGTGAGCGGCGGGGGATATGCACAAAAAGCTCTTGCCAATAAAGCAGTAATGATTGATATTCCAGATGGTGTTTCTGATGCTCAAGCGCTGTGCATGTTAGTTCAAGGCACAACCGCGTGGCATATCTTAAAAACTGTTGGCCACGTCAAAGCTGGCGAAAGCGTTGTCATCCATGCTGCCGCTGGTGGTGTTGGAACGATTGCAATTCAATTAGCAAAAATGTGGGGCGCAAAAGTTATTGCAGTTACGTCATCATCTGAAAAATCAGCACTTGCAACAAAACTTGGCGCAGACGCTGTTGTGGATGCAACATCGCAGAATTTGGCAGCGGACATGCTCGCTGCAAACGGTGGCAAGCCAGTGGATTTAGTACTCGAAATGGTTGGCGGGAAAACACTTGATGCATCCTTAGAAATATTGGCACCATTCGGGCGCTTGATTACCTATGGCAATGCCTCTCGCACAGCTGCAAAAGAGATTAATCCAGGATCTCTCATGGGTGGAACAAAGACCATCACCGGATTTTGGTTGGCACATTGTTTTGGCAACAAGGCGTTACTCAACGATGTCATCGAAGAATTATTCGCACTCGTTCTTAGTGGAAAATTAAAACCAGTTGTCGGTGCAACATTTGGATTGAGCCAAGCCCGCCAAGCACATGAAGCGATGCTTGCACGTCAGACAATGGGAAAAATTACCCTCGACCCTGCGTTGTAA
- the rpmG gene encoding 50S ribosomal protein L33, giving the protein MASKSADVRPKITMACVDCKERNYITKKNRRNDPDRMELKKFCPRCKSSTLHRETR; this is encoded by the coding sequence ATGGCAAGTAAGAGCGCGGACGTTCGTCCAAAGATCACCATGGCATGCGTTGATTGCAAAGAACGTAATTACATTACAAAGAAGAACCGCCGCAACGATCCAGACCGCATGGAACTTAAGAAGTTCTGTCCACGTTGCAAATCTTCAACACTTCACCGCGAAACTCGTTAA
- a CDS encoding FAS1-like dehydratase domain-containing protein yields the protein MLNPDSVGRTFAGVDVITVTQEEINAFAAVIGEKNTSVAPPTFSIRISLREFESILTKPEIGLDWTRLVHGDQKFEIFRPIVAGDCLSTSATIENYRVAAGNEIVTVRSDLFSGAEKVVSSWSTLVVRA from the coding sequence ATGCTCAATCCCGATAGCGTCGGGCGCACCTTCGCGGGTGTAGATGTCATCACAGTTACCCAAGAAGAAATTAACGCCTTCGCTGCCGTTATTGGTGAAAAAAATACATCCGTTGCGCCGCCAACATTTTCAATCAGAATTTCACTTCGGGAGTTTGAAAGTATTTTGACCAAACCTGAGATTGGATTGGATTGGACTCGTCTGGTCCATGGCGATCAGAAATTCGAAATATTTCGTCCCATTGTCGCAGGGGATTGTTTGAGCACATCGGCAACTATTGAAAACTATAGAGTCGCAGCAGGAAATGAAATTGTGACTGTTCGCTCCGATTTATTCAGCGGCGCTGAAAAAGTTGTTTCATCGTGGTCAACTCTGGTGGTCCGAGCATGA
- a CDS encoding MaoC/PaaZ C-terminal domain-containing protein: MIEVGATIASHQFDIDRALLKQYADASGDQNPIHQDEAFAKSVGLADVIAHGMLTMALAGKYISDWAGGPQNVKEFSARFIKPVIVPAGKSVDLTVSATVIEVTSAGVRLEISATSAGVKVLGMAKAFVEQGN, translated from the coding sequence ATGATTGAAGTGGGCGCAACAATTGCATCACACCAATTCGATATTGATAGGGCATTGCTGAAGCAATATGCCGATGCAAGTGGTGACCAAAACCCGATTCACCAAGATGAAGCTTTCGCTAAATCTGTTGGTCTTGCCGATGTCATCGCTCATGGAATGTTGACCATGGCACTTGCTGGAAAATACATCAGCGATTGGGCAGGCGGTCCACAGAATGTAAAAGAGTTTTCTGCGCGATTTATAAAACCTGTGATTGTTCCTGCAGGAAAAAGCGTTGATCTCACTGTCTCTGCAACTGTTATAGAAGTTACTAGCGCAGGTGTTCGACTTGAAATCTCAGCAACATCTGCAGGAGTAAAAGTATTAGGAATGGCCAAAGCATTCGTAGAGCAAGGAAATTAA
- a CDS encoding glycosyltransferase family 2 protein, with the protein MSAPEKLHELGRARQEARADKNFALADQLRDQIAQGGYEIVDVAGGFELHEKSLVITIADIGKLKNLPKSAHQITVAIIVNGFHEDAIKSITAIKEHSSAEIVVLATQPAKDLGVVVDSHTHVFYLEKDPGWGECANALLKIASTPYVVIMDPSTTFTGDAITPVLEELNKKEFVAVGWRGGLVNIEDQWRSVDDKGAGEVDVLFSYFFALDKDAALAAGGFNVRAIYYRNADMEFSLRLKHAAGRLLQMDLPLVQGRHHGYYDTEESFRDAQSKKNYDRILERFRGKEAILSPRR; encoded by the coding sequence GTGAGTGCGCCAGAGAAATTGCACGAACTTGGTAGAGCCAGACAAGAAGCCCGGGCAGATAAGAATTTTGCACTAGCCGATCAACTTCGAGATCAAATTGCGCAAGGCGGATATGAAATTGTTGATGTGGCAGGTGGCTTTGAATTACATGAAAAGTCTTTAGTAATCACGATTGCTGACATTGGAAAACTGAAGAATTTACCTAAATCTGCACACCAAATCACGGTGGCAATTATTGTCAATGGATTCCATGAGGATGCAATCAAAAGCATTACTGCCATCAAAGAACATAGTTCTGCAGAGATTGTTGTCCTGGCAACCCAACCCGCCAAAGATTTAGGTGTTGTTGTTGATTCTCACACACATGTTTTTTACTTAGAAAAAGATCCAGGATGGGGCGAATGCGCAAATGCACTTCTTAAAATTGCATCCACACCGTATGTGGTCATTATGGATCCATCCACCACATTTACCGGTGATGCAATTACTCCAGTGTTGGAAGAATTAAATAAAAAAGAGTTTGTAGCAGTTGGGTGGCGCGGGGGATTAGTAAACATTGAAGATCAGTGGCGCAGTGTCGATGATAAAGGCGCAGGAGAAGTCGATGTTTTATTCTCATATTTCTTTGCACTCGATAAAGATGCCGCCCTTGCAGCCGGTGGTTTTAATGTTCGAGCAATTTATTACCGAAATGCAGATATGGAGTTTTCACTTCGATTAAAGCACGCAGCGGGCCGATTATTACAAATGGATTTACCACTGGTGCAAGGACGCCATCATGGTTATTACGACACTGAAGAGAGTTTCCGTGATGCACAATCAAAGAAGAATTATGATCGCATTCTCGAGCGCTTCCGGGGTAAAGAAGCAATTCTTAGCCCTCGTCGGTAA
- a CDS encoding UDP-N-acetylmuramate dehydrogenase, giving the protein MAELSDYTSLRVGGPAKKFIEVSSEKEIIEAIEGAADSPILIMGAGTNMLVSDDGFAGTVIRISNNKIEAEVDACSGATLTIGAGENWDEFVKTTISRGFAGLETLSGIPGTVGAAPIQNIGAYGHEVSEFITRVRTYDRQVKALKTFTNQECEFSYRNSHFKAHPGRYVVLDVAFQLRIGEVTTPITYIELASALGISVGEKSSVVTCREKVLELRSRKGMLLSDSDHDSWSAGSFFTNPIVSAEVAAQLPLDAPRWPQTDGRVKTSAAWLIEHSGITKGQSIGGARISTKHVLALTNSGGAKASEIAALAKLAQEKVKATFNIALEPEVNLVGLNLL; this is encoded by the coding sequence ATGGCTGAGTTATCTGATTACACATCATTGCGTGTGGGTGGTCCTGCCAAGAAATTCATAGAAGTTTCTAGTGAAAAAGAAATAATTGAGGCAATAGAAGGCGCGGCAGATTCTCCTATTTTAATTATGGGCGCTGGCACAAACATGTTGGTTAGCGATGACGGATTTGCAGGAACTGTGATCCGAATTTCAAATAACAAAATAGAAGCAGAAGTCGATGCGTGCAGTGGTGCAACCCTGACAATTGGCGCAGGTGAAAACTGGGATGAATTTGTAAAAACAACCATCTCTCGCGGTTTTGCAGGACTTGAAACTCTCAGTGGAATTCCGGGCACAGTTGGCGCTGCGCCCATTCAAAACATTGGCGCCTACGGTCATGAAGTCAGCGAATTTATTACACGAGTGCGAACCTATGACCGCCAAGTAAAAGCATTAAAGACTTTTACAAACCAAGAGTGCGAATTTTCTTATCGCAACTCTCATTTCAAAGCCCACCCTGGCAGATATGTTGTGCTTGACGTTGCTTTTCAATTACGAATTGGTGAAGTTACAACGCCAATTACTTACATTGAATTAGCTAGTGCTCTTGGAATATCAGTGGGTGAAAAGAGTTCGGTGGTTACGTGCCGCGAAAAGGTTCTAGAACTTCGATCACGCAAAGGAATGTTGTTATCAGATAGCGACCACGACTCGTGGTCTGCAGGTTCTTTTTTCACAAATCCCATTGTGAGCGCAGAAGTTGCCGCGCAACTTCCACTAGATGCACCACGGTGGCCACAAACAGATGGACGCGTAAAAACTTCTGCTGCATGGTTAATTGAGCACTCAGGAATAACAAAGGGTCAATCAATTGGCGGTGCGCGAATTTCTACAAAGCACGTATTAGCTTTAACAAATAGTGGAGGAGCCAAAGCTTCAGAGATTGCAGCACTTGCAAAATTAGCTCAAGAAAAAGTTAAAGCAACATTTAATATTGCCCTGGAACCTGAAGTGAATTTAGTTGGGCTTAACCTTCTGTAA
- a CDS encoding pyridoxal phosphate-dependent aminotransferase has protein sequence MSRISSRIAAIAESATLAVDAKAKALKAAGRPVIGFGAGEPDFPTPDYIVAAAASAAGVAANHRYTPTPGLPELRDAIVAKTKRDSNYVITADQVLVTNGGKQSVYQAFATIIDPGDEVILPSPFWTTYPECIKLAGGKTVEVFADESQNYLVSVEQLEAARTPKTKALLFCSPSNPTGSVYSPEQVKAIGEWALKNNIWIIADEIYEHLLYDGAKAPSMPVVVPGLADSTIIINGVAKTYAMTGWRVGWMIGPKDVIKAATNLQSHLTSNVSNVSQRAAIAALTGDLSAVHKMGEAFDRRRKLIVGLLNDVPGFQCPMPTGAFYVYPSVKGALGKTIRGKVAKTSAELATIILDEVEVAAVPGEAFGPSGYLRFSYALGDEDIVEGIGRIKKLLTEG, from the coding sequence ATGAGCAGAATTTCCAGCCGAATCGCAGCAATTGCTGAATCAGCCACGCTTGCAGTTGATGCAAAAGCCAAAGCACTCAAGGCCGCTGGTCGTCCGGTTATTGGTTTTGGTGCAGGCGAACCTGATTTTCCTACTCCTGATTACATTGTTGCAGCCGCTGCTAGTGCTGCAGGTGTTGCTGCAAATCATCGTTACACACCAACTCCTGGATTACCAGAATTGCGCGATGCAATCGTTGCTAAAACAAAGCGTGATTCAAATTACGTAATTACTGCCGATCAAGTTCTTGTAACAAATGGTGGAAAGCAATCTGTCTACCAAGCATTTGCAACAATTATTGATCCAGGCGATGAAGTAATTCTTCCATCACCATTTTGGACAACGTATCCCGAGTGCATCAAATTAGCTGGCGGCAAAACCGTCGAAGTCTTTGCAGATGAATCTCAAAACTATTTGGTCTCTGTAGAACAACTTGAGGCTGCGCGCACACCAAAAACTAAGGCACTTCTTTTTTGTTCTCCATCTAACCCAACAGGATCTGTCTATTCACCTGAGCAAGTAAAAGCAATTGGTGAATGGGCGCTTAAAAATAATATTTGGATTATTGCTGATGAAATTTATGAACATCTCTTGTATGACGGTGCAAAAGCACCCAGTATGCCTGTAGTAGTACCTGGACTTGCAGATTCAACAATTATTATCAACGGAGTTGCAAAGACATATGCAATGACTGGTTGGCGTGTGGGTTGGATGATCGGACCTAAAGATGTCATCAAAGCCGCGACCAACCTGCAATCGCATCTGACTTCAAATGTTTCAAATGTTTCACAACGCGCAGCAATCGCAGCCCTAACTGGCGATCTTTCAGCTGTTCACAAAATGGGAGAAGCATTTGATCGCAGGCGCAAATTAATCGTCGGTCTGCTCAATGATGTTCCCGGTTTCCAATGCCCCATGCCAACAGGTGCTTTCTATGTCTATCCATCAGTTAAAGGTGCATTAGGTAAAACAATTCGCGGCAAAGTTGCTAAAACTTCGGCTGAATTAGCAACCATAATTTTGGATGAAGTAGAAGTTGCTGCAGTGCCTGGAGAAGCCTTTGGACCTTCTGGTTATCTGCGCTTTTCATACGCTCTAGGCGATGAAGACATTGTTGAAGGAATTGGGCGAATTAAGAAATTACTTACAGAAGGTTAA
- the secE gene encoding preprotein translocase subunit SecE, whose product MSEDLKEAEKLGPFARLGLYYRQIVSELRKVVWPTRNQLTTYTAVVLVFVSFVIAVVSVLDLILTKIVFWVFG is encoded by the coding sequence ATGAGTGAAGATCTAAAAGAAGCCGAGAAGCTCGGTCCATTTGCGCGCCTTGGACTTTATTACCGTCAAATTGTTTCTGAACTTCGTAAAGTTGTTTGGCCTACACGTAATCAACTCACAACCTATACGGCTGTGGTTTTGGTTTTCGTATCCTTTGTCATCGCAGTTGTCTCTGTCCTTGATCTCATACTCACAAAAATCGTTTTTTGGGTTTTTGGGTAA
- the nusG gene encoding transcription termination/antitermination protein NusG, translating to MSDDQNLNTAQPDAFEAALAQSATDLATPQVEEVIEEVITTTTSSDSDVALASDEDGDIESDENDPNAEFRRALRVAPGDWYVVHSYAGYEKKVKGNLQNRIQSLNMEDYIFQIEVPEEEVMEIKNGQRKQVKRNIYPGYVLVRLDLTDESWSAVRNTPGVTGFVGNAHHPSPLSLDEVEKILAPRPKKASDKLDIRVVDFEVGESVTVMDGPFATLPASISEIMPEQAKLKVLVSIFGRETPVELSFHQVQKI from the coding sequence ATGAGCGATGACCAGAATTTAAATACGGCGCAGCCTGATGCTTTTGAAGCAGCGCTCGCGCAATCAGCTACTGACCTTGCAACCCCACAGGTTGAAGAAGTCATCGAAGAAGTAATTACAACAACTACTTCTTCAGATTCAGATGTCGCACTCGCCTCCGATGAAGATGGCGATATCGAATCAGATGAGAATGATCCCAATGCAGAGTTTCGCCGCGCCCTTCGCGTTGCACCTGGTGATTGGTATGTAGTCCACTCTTATGCAGGATATGAGAAGAAGGTAAAGGGCAACCTCCAGAACCGAATTCAGTCACTGAATATGGAAGATTACATTTTCCAAATTGAAGTACCTGAAGAAGAAGTGATGGAAATAAAGAACGGCCAGCGCAAGCAAGTAAAGCGCAATATTTATCCAGGCTATGTTCTAGTTCGCCTTGATCTCACTGATGAATCATGGTCTGCAGTACGTAACACTCCTGGAGTAACAGGTTTCGTTGGAAATGCTCATCACCCAAGTCCTTTAAGTCTTGATGAAGTAGAAAAGATTTTGGCACCACGTCCGAAGAAGGCTTCAGACAAACTAGATATTCGAGTCGTTGATTTCGAAGTAGGCGAGTCAGTCACCGTTATGGATGGCCCATTTGCAACTCTTCCAGCATCAATTTCAGAGATCATGCCAGAGCAGGCAAAGCTGAAGGTATTGGTATCAATCTTTGGACGCGAAACTCCGGTTGAGCTTTCATTCCACCAAGTACAAAAGATTTAA
- the rplK gene encoding 50S ribosomal protein L11, protein MAPKKKVTGFIKLQIQAGAATPAPPVGPALGQHGVNIMEFVKAYNAATESQKGQIIPVEITVYEDRSFDFITKTPPASRLILKAAGIEKGSAIPHKNKVANISMSQVQEIAKTKMADLNANDIDAASKIIAGTARSMGITVG, encoded by the coding sequence ATGGCACCAAAGAAGAAGGTAACTGGATTCATCAAGTTGCAGATCCAGGCTGGAGCGGCAACACCTGCTCCACCAGTAGGTCCTGCCCTTGGTCAGCACGGTGTCAACATCATGGAGTTCGTTAAGGCATATAACGCTGCAACGGAATCTCAAAAGGGTCAGATCATTCCGGTAGAAATTACTGTCTACGAAGATCGCTCTTTCGACTTCATCACAAAGACTCCTCCAGCATCACGCCTTATCTTGAAGGCAGCAGGAATCGAAAAGGGTTCAGCTATTCCTCACAAGAATAAAGTTGCAAATATTTCTATGTCTCAGGTGCAAGAAATTGCAAAGACAAAGATGGCAGATCTCAATGCAAACGATATTGATGCAGCAAGCAAGATCATCGCTGGCACAGCTCGTTCAATGGGAATCACTGTCGGATAA
- the rplA gene encoding 50S ribosomal protein L1, whose translation MKRSKKYIAAAAKVDADRLYTPLEAVTLVRETSTTKYDSTIDVALCLGVDPKKADQAIRSTVNLPHGTGKTSRVLVFANGERADEARAAGADIVGGDELIDEVSKGRLDFDAVVATPDLMGKVGRLGKVLGPRNLMPNPKTGTVTTDVTKAVKDIKGGKVEFRIDKNSNLHFIIGKASFTAQQLAENYAAALDEINRSKPNSSKGRFIKRAVVSTTMGPGINVDPNLVREAVAQ comes from the coding sequence ATGAAGCGCTCAAAGAAGTACATCGCAGCGGCTGCAAAGGTTGATGCAGATCGTCTTTACACACCGCTAGAGGCAGTAACACTTGTCCGCGAAACATCGACAACTAAGTACGACTCAACAATTGATGTTGCACTCTGCCTTGGTGTTGACCCAAAGAAAGCAGATCAAGCAATTCGCTCGACAGTAAACCTTCCTCACGGAACTGGTAAAACTTCTCGAGTACTTGTATTTGCAAACGGAGAACGTGCCGATGAAGCACGCGCTGCCGGTGCTGACATTGTTGGTGGAGACGAACTCATCGATGAAGTGTCAAAGGGACGTTTAGATTTCGATGCAGTTGTTGCAACACCAGATCTCATGGGTAAGGTCGGTCGTCTCGGTAAAGTTTTGGGACCACGTAACTTGATGCCAAACCCAAAGACCGGAACTGTTACAACAGATGTGACAAAGGCTGTTAAGGACATCAAGGGTGGAAAAGTTGAATTCCGTATTGATAAGAATTCAAACCTTCACTTCATTATTGGTAAAGCATCATTTACTGCTCAACAACTTGCAGAGAACTACGCAGCAGCACTAGATGAAATTAACCGCTCAAAGCCAAACTCTTCCAAGGGTCGCTTTATTAAGCGCGCTGTAGTTTCAACAACGATGGGACCTGGAATCAACGTAGATCCAAACCTCGTTCGCGAAGCAGTGGCTCAATAA
- the rplJ gene encoding 50S ribosomal protein L10: MARPDKTAAVAELTEDFRTATATVLTEYRGLTVTSMKKLRRALGADTKYSVVKNTLTKIAAKDAGVDLSADLLAGPSAIAFIKGDPIAAAKSMRDFAKENPLLIIKGGIYEGKAITPKELMELANLESREVLLAKLAGAMKGSFAKAARIIDALRIKMEAGAPAPAVTEVAAPVAEAPVAEAAPVAEAVTETAPEAVTEEVTTPEATPETEEKE; this comes from the coding sequence ATGGCTCGCCCAGATAAAACAGCAGCAGTTGCTGAACTGACGGAAGACTTCCGTACAGCTACCGCAACTGTTCTCACCGAATATCGCGGTCTAACCGTGACTTCGATGAAAAAGTTACGTCGTGCACTTGGCGCAGATACAAAGTATTCAGTAGTCAAGAACACTCTTACAAAGATTGCAGCAAAAGATGCTGGCGTTGATCTCTCAGCAGATCTACTAGCTGGACCATCAGCAATTGCATTCATCAAGGGTGACCCAATCGCAGCAGCAAAGAGCATGCGTGATTTTGCTAAAGAAAATCCACTACTAATTATCAAGGGTGGAATTTACGAAGGCAAAGCAATCACGCCTAAAGAGCTTATGGAACTCGCAAATCTTGAATCACGCGAAGTTCTATTGGCCAAGCTTGCTGGCGCAATGAAGGGCTCATTCGCAAAAGCAGCTCGCATTATTGATGCACTACGTATCAAGATGGAAGCAGGCGCACCAGCTCCTGCAGTTACCGAAGTTGCGGCACCAGTTGCCGAAGCACCAGTTGCGGAAGCAGCACCAGTTGCTGAAGCTGTAACAGAAACTGCTCCAGAAGCAGTAACCGAAGAAGTAACAACCCCAGAAGCAACACCTGAAACAGAAGAGAAGGAATAA